TCTAAATGCGCTATCGCATAAACTTTTTATCAGTCTGCAACCAATCTTACAATCTGCTTTAGTTAGATTCAAGTTATTATGTTTGTAGTTCATCATAATAACTACATAGATTACAGTAAAATAAATCTTGCGACTAAAAAGAGACGATTGCGCAGATAGGGTGTGAACTACCtcagtttacatgtatatgaatgatAAGTTGATAACCTTGTCAAAACAAACACTTAACAGTTATAGGTATACCACATTCTtgataatattttttgtaaacatctCAAGCACTATACGTAAAAATTATGTATTGCACAACAGCACAATGTCTTTTTGTGATCCAGAAAAAGAGCATTCGGTccaaacaatgatatacagcccccatgggctgtatatcattgtttatatgatatacattgttatcatataaattatacattgtttatatgatatacattgttatcatatatcattgtttaacaatgatatacagccccccccccccatatacagcccccatggggggctgtatatcattggtccaAATAGAGTATGGCTATTTTCAAGCTCTTTTGTAGTTTAGTTAACTGTCCAAGTTAGTAAGCCTACATAAGAGTGAAATATGTTATATTCGATTGATAAGAAAGTGAGTGAAACAGCGACGTTCCAATCACGACGTTAACATATTCTGCGTCAAGCAAGATAGACTATAGATTTTCCCATAGCATTAGGCCGAGAtgtttttaaactgttttcaagaaTTTTGGTAACTTCAGCGACCAAAGGTAGCTATCGCTGTCTCATTGCAGTCCTTTAGCGAATTTGTAGTTGAAACAATTAACTTGTTTCGAATAATATATTTACCTTGAATAATCTAAACCTACACCGTGTATCTCGAGTTGTTCGCTAGAATTACCTCTTCTTTTGGGTGTACTGATGTCGATGCGATAGTATGGGTGACAGGTCTATGTTCCGCACGCCCTATGTTTCGCAAGGCCCTATGTTCTGCACTGTCCGCCAAATCAGTGAAAATTTTCAAAAGGTtagacaacttcaaaaacaaattTACTTTTTGCGTTTTAAATCAAAACCGTCGTTACAAAATCACGCCCGTTAAAAATATACAATTCGCTCTGCTGCGCTAAGAAAATTAAAGGATCCGACGAATGAACGTTCGCTAAAAATTGTCTTGAACATTGTTGGGTGGTGGTATGTATTTAACAGACAATATACCGTATGAGCGCTGTCGTTGAGCAAACTTTTACGGTATTTAGATTCAGAGCCGATCGATCGAATGCCAAGCCGGAAACAGAAAGTATATCTAAAAAAATACGTAGTACTAAAATAGTACTAAGTAAACATAGAGTAAAAGAGTACATAGTGTAGACAACTTCAACACATCTCTCTTTCTACAAAAGAACGAAAGCACAATCTAGCTGAAGCACTACACGGGCACTACACTTAGTCAATAACTGATGTATACTAAATTAATCCATAATAGAATCATCAAACCATGATGGAGAAGTTCTAACCCAAACTGGTCGAGCTGGTGTGGCAGCAGTGTTTGGATTTGGGCAAACGGGAGCCGGGTACAGTGTCACTGTTATGTCCGATATCTCCACCATTTACGTGTGCTGTGCTTGACCGAGACTGTTCTAGTTCATTGGGAATATCCGTAGGTATATGAGTTCTGCCATCAAAGTCCTTTCTAATCTGTCTACGGTTTCTTCGATACCTAGCATCTGTGGCCACATCTTTCACCACATAACTTCTCCCAGTTCTCTTTAGAACCATTGCTAGTAGCCACAAATTGCTAGCAGTGTCTCGTATCCTTTCATGATCTCCAGGTTTTAAAAGTGTGAAGTCTCTAGCAGCGTTATCATAGAATTCTTTGTCTTTTCTTAGCTGCTTGGAGACCAACATATGTGCCTAGTTGATGTTGACTTGGCTTCCTTGCTACCTATGTGGAAAACAGAAGTGTTCTTGTTCTTTTACCAAACAGTCTCCTTGCTGGTGATGGTATTCCGTCTCCTCTAGGTGTGTTTCGATAATTAAGAAGCGCCAGATAAGGGTCATCCGACTTGGCTGGCAGACCCTTGAGGATCCCCCTGCACGTTTCGCTAGCCCATTCGATTGAGCATGATGGGGACTTGAGGTACTATGTTCAAATCGCCATGCAGACGAGAAGTCTTTGAACATGCTGCTAAAGAACTGAGGCCCATTGTCACTAACCACTTTGAGCGATATCCCGTGTCTAGCAAAGATTGACTTGACATGAGCTATTGTAGTCctactaatttttaatgatgatttttaccaggaggtgtttgcatcagataattactatgggtttctatgcCGTTCTATTCgatatttttgccttatgatgccaacgcTGAAACAaattgaaatcatataattgtataccaaatagttTTTCAGTGTAATCATAGCAAAGCAGACTATATTTTGCAATGTCTTGCTAATGATtttgcatttacatttaaacacatttacagttttattttcctcctaatttatttcaccaaaacacttctttcattatatgaaattaaaaagttacagttgtttgaaagtttgaaaaccattacagttgttttatttttttgcttaaatcatttgagctgcacaaaaaacacttctcatgatataaagtttaaaagttagaatggtaaatattgtttatgtcaaatagaaataaattttctgtcccaaaactttgttattactcaggcaatgccaagcattcatcgagtacatgtacatagattGAAACTGCTGAACATTTATAAGTATAAGATAATTTTAGTGAACGTTATTTCTATTAGTTGAAGATTGTAGTACATTTTATTTATGCTCAAGAAGGATGTCTTGACTCATAATATTGCCTTGCTTGTTGTGTGACATGGGTAGTCAATAACAGTGGTATTAGACCGATAGCCTGTCATCTTACATGGGTATTTAATTCATCTTGCATGTGTATTTACTCAGGTCGAGGTAGGGGTGATGAAGATGAGGTAATAGAACATAATAACTGTACCTTAAATGTTACATGGGTATGTTACTTTTCACCGATGACCGGTCAGTGTGGAGCCTCCTTGTTACATATTCAGCAGACACTCCAGAATAGTGCACTCACTGTCACAAAAGATACCACCAATTATGTAATGCTCTTAAAAGATTTACAGCTGACTACCCGTTAGCATGTCTTTCAGAAAAAACCTTTTCAAATTACTGTAAAGTGTACTATTAAAGTGGTTACTGGATTACTCCACTGTGGTGTCTCCCAACAATAGCCCACTGACTGAGCAGGAAATGTTGCTATTCTACAGAAGCATCCGCCTTGCTCAACAAGAAGAGAAAATGACTAGACTTCTAAGCTACAACCAATTTTAAGAAGCTACAGACAATCAAGAATGCACGAACaaattatacatacattttagAAAGACATAGGTAGAAATTTTTCATACACGAAAATTGGCTGGTTTTTAATTTCTAGTACAGCAAATGAACTTCTGGCCACCATTGAACTAACAAGTGTTTTACCATAAAACGATCACAGAGAAAGGAATTCTACCTCGCAAGAAACAGCCAAAGCTCATAGGAGAATTGCTAATTTTAAAGGAAATATATAGCGATGTCAGCAAGAAATGAAGTTACTTTTCCAAAACTAAAATCCGAAGTGTTTAAATATGAATCAGTTGTAATCTCGCCAGAAGCTCCATTctttgatgtacatgtagacaGAATCTTTTGAAGAGATTACTGTAAAACATGTGCAATGGCATACCGTTTAAAGAAAGCTGAAGTCAGGTCAGGCCCTTGTCTAGTACAGTACCATAGATCTCAATACACAGCATTACAAAGGTCGGAATGTCAGCGACTGAACCGACTCCTATCTTTGAAGAAGAATTGGGAGGGTAAAACTGGGCATCCATTCAGACCTCAAGCAAAAATTTGTCAAAAGCCTGTGGTGGGCCACTGCTAGTTGGTACTATGTGGTAACACCAGAGGGTAGTTATAGACAGAGTTATTATCCAGCCAACTACCTCAGTAGTACAAAATGTCAGCGTTGTCTCGACTTGTTCTTGCTTGCTGGAAAATATTCTGAAAGTATCGAGAGAGCAACCTTGGTAAGGCAAAACCCAAGCATTGCTTAAATATTCACTTGCAGCTCTATGGATCATGGCAAAAATGAAAGCTTCTTATAATGTCTCAAAAGTCAGTCACCAAGGTAAGTCACCCAGCCTGCTCCAGCAGCCAGGGAAAAGTAAGCTAGCAAGCAGACAGAAACAAATGTATATGAGCATAGGATGGAGCACAACTGATTCTCCAGGCTGGTGATGCAAATCCAACACCATGGTACAGTCTTAGTTGACTCACTGACTGCAAGAGAAGGAAAATTGCGCAATTACATGAGGCAATTTTCCCTTGAAAGTCATTTTTCCTTGTTAAAATTAATTTGGAGGTTAGAATCGCTAATTTATTTTGGTAGTTTCCAAGAGCATCTTTGAGTGAAAGGTGATGCTttgactaataataaatataaaaagagaTGTGATAGAGCCTGGCTAGGTCACTGCTAAAGTGATCGCCACAATAGATCGGTGTGTGGGAATGGATTTGATACTGTAAATGATGAACAAGCTGTTTTCAGCTTTCTACTTTGCTGACGCCTCTACCTTTTGCCATTAATATATTTGGGTGACTGCAGTAGGTCAGCAGTTGGAGAGCCCGAAGCTTGGTTAAATCTGAAGTACTTCTTGATTTAGGCGTGCCAGAAGGCTGCAGGTGTGATGCCAGGCAGATTTAAGATTTCCGAGCTGCAGCCTTCATGAGAGCTCCCAATCAGGATGCAAGGTACATCTGTGAGTGTACATCCATTTAGTAATAGATTTTTGGATGTAGGATTAACAGCTAAAGAAAGCTAGTTACGCATGGTTGTCGGTCTGCCACCCGCACACTAGTGGTAACTAATACAAAAATTTTTGATGGACACCCGAGGCATTAGTGAGCTCTGTATTAGAAGTTGGCCTACATAAGTAAGATCACCGATACAGAAAACATTGCCACAGAGAAGAcaacgataaaaaaaattttcatttgctCCGCCGTCTTATGGctagtaaaaaaatttaacGAGATGGTGAATGTGCCTGAAATTAAACCTGATGAGTTTTAAGATAACCGGGGTTTGTCCGTAAGATTATAAACTGTATAACCCAACTGGAATATGTTGTGTGATGGCTTCTAATCTGCTTGTAACTCAATGGAAGTTCCTCATTATGATGGGGTTGACATCAggtataacatttataatgacTTGAAGCATTAATCAGTGCAGCACTCTGGCTATGCTTCTCTTTTCTATCAGGCCTTTTACTGTGTAATTTTGGAAGCTTGTGTCTTGAATGTTTTGGTTCGGCAGTTTCTGCTTAAAGTTAGCAATGATGGAGTAGCCAGCAGGAGAAAATTTGGCTTCACCCCTACTAGTTCTTACTAGACATTATCCATGTTCAATCTGCTTCTCACCGCAACACAAGCACCGCAATAACACATTTATTACTGATTCATTGGTCGGCTAAAGACAGTGTGTATAGGCAAGGATCGTTGTGAATAGTATCTGgtgtatatactatactatagtttttaaaagctgttttaGTTTGAATTGTTTTGATCAATTTTGTTGTCCGTTCTGCAGCCAGTAGGCTGTTAAGGAAATTcacaattttcattttaatttataaaGTTACCTGCGCTATAATAAGTAACCACCATAAAAGTAGTTACCGAGTTTTAGCTCAAGTAGTTAGTTATTTGCCTTTGTCACGAGTGGTAGATTAGTGCCCAACTCATCAGGTAGCTGTCAGGCTATTTGAGTTTGCCATCAAAGCTCATACATCGAAAATCTCTTTACTAAGAATTGCTGATGAACCCTGTAAGGTACTTAAGTAATGTGGTAATCTGTCATTAACTTTGTATAGCGTTGGGAAGCACTCACTCGTTACTTCAGGTTTGTGTCAGAAAGAGTACAACACGGCCATTAATGCCCATGCAAAACCGGACAATCGGcttgtgtgtgtatatattaacaaaattataattttgcaataattaCAATTTTCTATATAATTTACCAAAGTATATGCAAAACAAATTTTGTTTATAGAAATATAAACGAAATTTGTTTTTCACCCCAATATACTAATAGCATATTCATACAGGACTATACGTCTCACCCCAATATACTAATAGCATATTCATACAGGACTATACGTCTAACTCCAAGATACTAAAAACAAACTTCTGCAAGCTTACATTGCTCACACAATAAATTGAAAAAGGAACTACATATATTCATGTGAGTAGAGTATagtaactacatatatatatatatatatatatatgtatatatatatatatatgtatatatatatactcatgctacagacagtactgtttcggctattgaagcctcatcagtgcagctcagagcttaggcaagggacacaaatcccaaaTATACGTGCAAAATAAATATAcgtgcaaaatatatatatacgtacaaaatatatatatgtgcaaaatatatatacatgcaaagtatatatatatgcaaaatatatatacgtGCAAAGTATATATAcgtgcaaaatatatatacgtgcaaaatatatatacgtGCAAAATAAATATACGCACAAAATATATATCcgtgcaaaatatatatatatacgtacaaaatatataaacgtgcaaaatatatagatatgcaaaatatatatacgtgcaaaatatatatacgtgcaaaatatatatacgtGCAAAATATATAGAcgtgcaaaatatatattttgcattcttctaaacctatatacatgtgtatgtttGGAGGAATGCAAAATCAATTCATCAAAAGTTCTAAGGATACCATTCGTTGTTAAATGAATCTGTTTAAAGTTAAtttaattgaaatatttttaatatacagtatatatttagcTTTTGGTTTGAATATACAGTCACACTTTTACATTTGATTATCTTaatgtataagtttttcaatgtagggcaaacaattttaatatgtatatgtattggGCTTTATACTCtatactaaataattttcaacaagCAATGTTCAAAGCTCTTCGAAGCTTCACGGTTTTGTAAAAGGCTAGTCAACATTAAAAAGACCATCAAAATAaacagataaaatatataattaggTTAGGGTACGCTTTGCCTGATTTAAGTGACATCACAGGTTGTATCTCCACTTATATCATTGAACCCATGTATCACCtaatacagactatagacaccATGTCGCTGTACGctgtactacatgtatatattaaaaagcTAACATAAGCTTTCAGGTTATGAAATGAATCAAACAAATTACTATGTATTCTCATATGACTATTAGCTCTGTCATATAACGATTCTATCAAACTAAGTACATAATGTATACACCGACTTTAAATGTATAAATTCTCATGATATTCTCTGCTTCATTGACCAAAAGTATTGCAGTTAGTGTTACCATGAACACTGTTGACTGCTGTAAATACTGTAAAAAACTGTAATACAATcttctatatatttctcaaagtatgtctgtggatCTGTCTTTCCAGGTATAGCTATAGCGcgcgctgattattttaccaatgcggccacgcgttacgatgtccctgttaaaaaatattttttgtaaggttcaattactatatctggggtcaaggccaactTTTCTCACggggacaattatattgtctccgtatcatcgtattcaaagttttgatgggtagcttctggtggaacagtaaccttttttatacacgcacacttctatgcaaaaattgttattattaattcaacatattcaggagttttattttgttttctcagtttgtattaattgtatgtaatattaccgaatcatattttattgtaatcgtagcaaaacagacttaatttaacgattacttgctaattatttcacatttaggCTACTCCTAAACCTTTTTAtgatcgttttattttttttagtttatttaacctgtacgaaacattttcctcatgatatgaagtttaaaagttagaatggcaaacgttgttatatattaaatacgaATCagttttctgaccaaagactttttattacgtGGGAACCGCCGGACATTCAGTAGTAATTAATAAaggtttaaattaataattcatATTGAAGGAGTTTGCATGCTAAACATTGGCTCAAGAATGCAGCCAATATCTTATTGTTATACCCAAATTGAAGTGGGTCGACACCGAGTGTTGAAAAATCAGTTCAGCTAGATTGTATAGAGAAAAAGACGAAGGGGTGGGTTATCAGGAACTTCTTTTAGCAAAGGCATCATGCAAATCCCAGTTCCTTGTATGGAAATTGCAAAACTGAATGTTGTCATATAGgtaagaaaagataactccattATGAAATACCATAAGTTGCAGAGACCCCATTTGAAAAGTTTAGGTGAGGCTTTGCTACATACCCTATGACTTTGATCGACTGACTTGGTATTATTGAGTAAGATATTTAGTAGTATTTCCAGATGAATGGATCAAAGAGAGGTGCTTCCTCAATTTCAAGTTTATGGCTTAGAAATCGTTCTGTATTTTTGGAAATGAGAGACCATATATTTTTTTCACTCACAACTTTTTACTCTTGCTGTTGgttttttcacacaaaaaatttgaaactttgCTGCTTTTAAAGATTTTAGAAATGTGCAGTTACGGTAACTTTaccttttgcaaaaaaattatcattttgcTGAAATTTTGTTTGATGAATGCTACAACTCCAACTCTGCTATGTTCTATGATACAAACTGAGCATTGTTtggtattttttgttttgtttctaGCGCAAGAGTCTAGTTCCATTTCCGTGGCTTGGACATTTAcatagaagtgtttaaataaacatttgttatttttaccTTGTTTGATACCTGAAAGTTATCGATGTTTGACACTCCGTAATAAATATATGATTTATTTTATCATGCATCTGTGTCAATCTAAATGAAATTATTTCGCTAAATTTGTAACACATTTATTGATTTGTTAACATAAAACGTTTAGCACTGAGATGTAACCAGGTGCATCTGCTGGTTTAAGTACTGATGCCATCATGGGATGTGCGATTACCAAGAGCTGAGATGACAGACTCAGAGTAGTCTTGATGATTGCAGTATTTAACTTGGTAAGCATATCGTAAGAAATTCACCTGCaatatattgtttgttttatttacattaaatCATAATGTAACaagattatataaaaaataaggtGCAATGAGGGTAGCATGGCTATTCGAGGCGCAGAGCTCGGAGCTAACAGATGAGATTTTTAATGAAGAAAATATAATTGTCTAAATAGTAGTCAAAAACATAGTCGTTTATGTTTTAGTTGTTACTGAGGGAGTTTTCACTGCCAGCCTCTGGCCATTTACTCAAGTTGACAAGCTTGTCTTGAGGATCTTTATAAAAATAGTATGATACATTTTGTGCTGTGCTCAATTTGagttaaaattgtttatttaaatGCTGAAGCTTTCATGGCAGCTAGCAGCCATTGCTGAAAAAGGATATTCGGTACTTCAGCCATTGCAAGGCTCGTTAAAGTTTAGCTATTATTATTTACCAGATTAGTTTaccaaattatttataaataatattgttggattcagaataaaatttaattataggGTAAGTTAATTCACTGCAAATTAGTAACTCAGTCTCAAAGCTCTCTGAGTTTATTACTTCAGAATGCATTCCTATGGAAATTTTTAGTTGAATGTTTCTAAAAACGGAGTTGTCTGCTTTATCTGAAAAAGTAGTCTGCGTGTCACTGTCAACCACTGGTATATGAAGGCTTGGCTTTCTGATTCTACTAAATGACATGCCTATTGAAGCTCGCATTCTATTCCTTTATATtctagccctattgaatatacTAGAGAGAGTTTCAACTTGATTTACTGAGACTGCAACTGTTAAATGACTGCTGGTATAGTTTGCTATCATTATGCTCCTGTCTGTTTCATCTAGCTTGGCCCTCGGCTCCTCAAATTAGCCACAAATCATTGTAAGCTTTCTTATATCGGTTATATAGTATGCATGTATGTTGTACATTAATATTCTGATGTAAAAGTAATATTTGACCtgtttttacaatttgaaaCTATCACGGAGCCCTACTTCTATGAGATTATATGAAAGATGAGTGAGCTGCGTAAGAGGGCTTTTGGAACAAAGTCTGGCAGTAGAACCTTGTCAGTAGCAAAGAGCTTTTCTGTTTCACTTAGCTACTATTATCTGCTGTCAAACAGGTCTCGTTGTCTTGTAGCATTACAGGTTGAATCTTACAGGATCGAAACAGATTACGGTCATGAAGAGCCCTGGTGAGTTTATAATATATGAGCAAAATCTTGATTGAACATAGAGGCAGATTTCGAAAAAACAAGTGTTCAATTTCATAGGGGTAATTTGGAGTCTATTTAGAACGTAGTGTTTGCCAGTTCTCTCCGTCAGATTCGTTGAATTTAGCGCTTGACCAAGATCTGGATGCTTCGTATGATTTGCCGTCAGTTGAAGTCCTTGCGGTTTGAAATCTTAATTGATGAGCGGGGAGAATGCTGTGGGAACACAGTATAGAGGTGAGGAGAATGCTGTGGGAACACAGTATAGAGGCGAGGAGAATGCTGTGGGAACACAGTATAGAGGCGAGGAGAATGCTGTGGGAACACAGTATAGAGGTGAGGAGAATGCTGTGGGAACACAGTATAGAGGTGAGGAGAATGCTGTGGGAACACAGTATAGAGGTGAGGAGAATGCTGTGGGAACACAGTATAGAGGTGAGGAGAATGCTGTGGGAACACAGTATAGAGGCGAGGAGAATGCTGTGGGAACACAGTATAGAGGCGAGGAGAATGCTGTGGGAACACAGTATAGAGGTGAGGAGAATGCTGTGGGAACACAGTATAGAGGTGAGGAGAATGCTGTGGGAACACAGTATAGAGGTGAGGAGAATGCTGTGGGAACACAGTATAGAGGTGAGGAGAATGCTGTGGGAACACAGTATAGAGGTGGGGAGAATGCTGTGGGAACACAGTATAGAGGTGGGGAGAATGCTGTGGGAACACAGTATAGAGGTGAGGAGAATGCTGTGGGAACACAGTATAGAGGTGGGGAGAATGCTGTGGGAACACAGTATAGAGGTGGGGAGAATGCTGTGGGAACACAGTATAGAGGCGAGGAGAATGCTGTGGGAACACAGTATAGAGGTGAGGAGAATGCTGTGGGAACACAGTATAGAGGTGAGGAGAATGCTGTGGGAACACAGTATAGAGGTGAGGAGAATGCTGTGGGAACACAGTATAGAGGTGAGGAGAATGCTGTGGGAACACAGTATAGAGGTGAGGAGAATGCTGTGGGAACACAGTATAGAGGTGGGGAGAATGCTGTGGGAACACAGTATAGAGGTGAGGAGAATGCTGTGGGAACACAGTATAGAGGTGAGGAGAATGCTGTGGGAACACAGTATAGAGGCGAGGAGAATGCTGTGGGAACACAGTATAGAGGCGAGGAGAATGCTGTGGGAACACAGTATAGAGGTGAGGAGAATGCTGTGGGAACACAGTATAGAGGTGGGGAGAATGCTGTGGGAACACAGTATAGAGGTGGGGAGAATGCTGTGGGAACACAGTATAGAGGTGAGGAGAATGCTGTGGGAACACAGTATAGAGGTGAGGAGAATGCTGTGGGAACACAGTATAGAGGTGGGGAGAATGCTGTGGGAACACAGTATAGAGGTGGGGAGAATGCTGTGGGAACACAGTATAGAGGTGAGGAGAATGCTGTGGGAACACAGTATAGAGGTGGGGAGAATGCTGTGGGAACACAGTATAGAGGTGGGGAGAATGCTGTGGGAACACAGTATAGAGGCGAGGAGAATGCTGTGGGAACACAGTATAGAGGTGAGGAGAATGCTGTGGGAACACAGTATAGAGGTGAGGAGAATGCTGTGGGAACACAGTATAGAGGTGAGGAGAATGCTGTGGGAACACAGTATAGAGGTGGGGAGAATGCTGTGGGAACACAGTATAGAGGTGGGGAGAATGCTGTGGGAACACAGTATAGAGGTGAGGAGAATGCTGTGGGAACACAGTATAGAGGTGGGGAGAATGCTGTGGGAACACAGTATAGAGGTGGGGAGAATGCTGTGGGAACACAGTATAGAGGCGAGGAGAATGCTGTGGGAACACAGTATAGAGGTGAGGAGAATGCTGTGGGAACACAGTATAGAGGTGAGGAGAATGCTGTGGGAACACAGTATAGAGGTGAGGAGAATGCTGTGGGAACACAGTATAGAGGTGAGGAGAATGCTGTGGGAACACAGTATAGAGGTGAGGAGAATGCTGTGGGAACACAGTATAGAGGTGGGGAGAATGCTGTGGGAACACAGTATAGAGGTGAGGAGAATGCTGTGGGAACACAGTATAGAGGTGAGGAGAATGCTGTGGGAACACAGTATAGAGGCGAGGAGAATGCTGTGGGAACACAGTATAGAGGCGAGGAGAATGCTGTGGGAACACAGTATAGAGGTGAGGAGAATGCTGTGGGAACACAGTATAAAGGTTTAGATATGTTTATGCACCTGCCATAAGCTTTGTTCGTTCCGCTTGGAGAAGAAATGAAAAGCTTATAGCATTTGATCCTAAAATAGTGGTGAAAATAGCTGTTATTTTTAGTTTAGTGTAAAAAGTATTTAGAGCGTCAGAGTCTTCCCATACGCGAATTATCAGATTTGTTAGTGTGGCTCAACTATGTTAAGAAGCAACATGATTTTGAAGTTGATTAAAACTGTATGATATGAGCCATGAAACATTCTATGGGTCACGTGAAGTAAAAGTCTTCTATATTTGGGAACTGCCAACCGTGTTCTAGTGTAATTAATAAAGAAGTGAACTTTATCATTGGTGAACTGAAATTTATACAGTCCAATAAAAAATCAGGTGAACATTTACAGCTAGAAACATGTTTAGTTCACCACCGTTTGTGAATTTCACATAATCTTTGTCTGTAATTGTAAAATGACTTCTTTGAAGGTAACatatacgtatacatatatattaaaaaataaatctaTGGCAGCTATACCATTCCTTCCGCTTGTTCTGCTGGTCCAGCTCATCAGATAGATTGCCTATCATGAGTTATAAAGCCATCGTGCAACAGAGCTCAGTTAAACCAGACCTTCTTGCCTTATGAAAAATTAACTAGCCAATCTACAAATCATCTGCTAAATGTCTCTGTAGTCTCTTAGATATGCAACAAACTATGTTTAATAATCAACCTCCTGGCACCCTATTCAGACTCTCTACAGAAGTAAAGGCTAATAAACTTGTTGATATGTAGATAGGTAGCACCATTCCTCCTTTTCTATATACACGTATGCCCTTTCAATAAGGGCTCCTTTGAACTCTCTATGCCATCCCCTAtggaaaaatatttattgtgaAAACAGGTATGTGATAAAGGTTTGTTTAGTTCTGTG
The genomic region above belongs to Watersipora subatra chromosome 1, tzWatSuba1.1, whole genome shotgun sequence and contains:
- the LOC137401556 gene encoding perilipin-4-like, with protein sequence MSGENAVGTQYRGEENAVGTQYRGEENAVGTQYRGEENAVGTQYRGEENAVGTQYRGEENAVGTQYRGEENAVGTQYRGEENAVGTQYRGEENAVGTQYRGEENAVGTQYRGEENAVGTQYRGEENAVGTQYRGEENAVGTQYRGEENAVGTQYRGGENAVGTQYRGGENAVGTQYRGEENAVGTQYRGGENAVGTQYRGGENAVGTQYRGEENAVGTQYRGEENAVGTQYRGEENAVGTQYRGEENAVGTQYRGEENAVGTQYRGEENAVGTQYRGGENAVGTQYRGEENAVGTQYRGEENAVGTQYRGEENAVGTQYRGEENAVGTQYRGEENAVGTQYRGGENAVGTQYRGGENAVGTQYRGEENAVGTQYRGEENAVGTQYRGGENAVGTQYRGGENAVGTQYRGEENAVGTQYRGGENAVGTQYRGGENAVGTQYRGEENAVGTQYRGEENAVGTQYRGEENAVGTQYRGEENAVGTQYRGGENAVGTQYRGGENAVGTQYRGEENAVGTQYRGGENAVGTQYRGGENAVGTQYRGEENAVGTQYRGEENAVGTQYRGEENAVGTQYRGEENAVGTQYRGEENAVGTQYRGEENAVGTQYRGGENAVGTQYRGEENAVGTQYRGEENAVGTQYRGEENAVGTQYRGEENAVGTQYRGEENAVGTQYKGLDMFMHLP